A single region of the Salicibibacter cibi genome encodes:
- a CDS encoding Tex family protein, with amino-acid sequence METATIDTGKTIERIAHSITTGQQYVKAIIDLHEDGNTIPFIARYRKEQTGNADELNIREVLDQWQYANQLHDRQQEVLRLIDEQGKLTDDLAEAVHSTTKLQDVEDIYRPYKQKRRTKATIAKEKGLEPFATRLFQLPREIDVEREADTYINPEEDLNDRAAVLEGVNNIIAEWTADDPAVRQTIRELTFQNGQLQTARKKDAKDEAGTYEMYYEYSERINRMPEHRILAVNRGEKDNVLKVNVDADASFLINKIENLVIKRFGSPAVPMVQEAIKDGYKRLIAPAVEREIRNELTEKAEDRAIRVFSDNLKQLLLQPPFLGKMVLGIDPAYRTGCKWAVIDETGKMLETGVFYPTPPKNEKEKSAKELASLLEKYQCKVIAIGNGTASQETELFVSEFLSESDSEAAYVIINEAGASVYSASDIARKEFPELEVEERSAISIARRLQDPLSELVKIDPQSIGVGQYQHDVSAKSLGSSLDFVVETAVNQVGVDVNTASQSLLQHVSGLNKTVANQIVKYREDNGKYNTRKQLNEVPRLGAKTFEQAAGFLRISDGDEPLDRTPIHPESYAVSKQLLQEMDVFENALGSTMIKEKVGLLDTSEVSEQLDVGEMTLQDIAEALARPNRDPREDLPQPLLKTGVMAMEDLEKGMELQGTVRNVVDFGAFIDVGVKEDGLVHISKLANRFVKHPQEVVAVGDIVSVWVDDVDLKKGRIALTMKKPA; translated from the coding sequence TTGGAAACTGCCACAATTGATACAGGAAAGACGATCGAGCGGATTGCCCACAGCATAACAACGGGACAACAATATGTGAAAGCCATTATTGATCTGCATGAGGATGGGAACACGATTCCTTTTATCGCACGTTACAGGAAAGAACAAACCGGAAATGCGGATGAACTGAATATTCGGGAAGTGCTGGACCAATGGCAATATGCGAATCAACTTCACGATAGACAGCAAGAGGTCCTTCGCTTAATCGACGAGCAAGGAAAACTTACCGATGATTTGGCCGAAGCGGTCCATTCAACGACCAAGCTACAAGATGTAGAGGATATCTATCGCCCTTACAAGCAAAAAAGACGCACAAAAGCTACGATTGCCAAAGAAAAAGGGTTGGAGCCGTTTGCCACGCGTCTATTCCAATTGCCGCGAGAGATTGACGTAGAACGAGAAGCGGATACATATATTAATCCGGAGGAGGATCTTAACGATCGTGCCGCTGTATTGGAAGGAGTGAATAACATTATCGCGGAATGGACGGCAGATGATCCGGCCGTTCGACAAACGATTCGGGAACTGACCTTTCAAAACGGGCAGTTGCAGACCGCACGCAAAAAAGACGCAAAAGATGAAGCTGGTACTTACGAAATGTATTATGAGTATTCCGAGCGAATAAACCGGATGCCTGAGCATCGGATTTTAGCGGTGAACCGAGGAGAAAAGGATAACGTTCTAAAAGTGAACGTGGATGCAGACGCTTCATTTTTAATCAATAAAATCGAAAATCTCGTCATCAAGCGGTTTGGATCGCCAGCTGTTCCTATGGTTCAAGAGGCGATCAAAGATGGGTATAAGCGTTTGATTGCCCCGGCAGTTGAACGAGAGATTCGAAATGAATTGACCGAAAAAGCGGAAGATCGGGCGATTCGTGTTTTTTCGGATAACCTAAAACAATTATTGTTGCAACCGCCGTTCTTGGGAAAAATGGTTCTCGGCATTGACCCTGCCTATCGTACCGGTTGCAAGTGGGCAGTTATTGACGAAACGGGGAAAATGTTGGAAACGGGTGTTTTTTATCCCACACCTCCGAAAAATGAAAAGGAAAAAAGCGCCAAGGAACTGGCATCCTTGTTGGAAAAGTACCAGTGTAAGGTGATTGCCATCGGGAATGGAACGGCTTCACAGGAAACGGAATTGTTTGTTTCGGAGTTTCTATCCGAATCGGATTCCGAGGCAGCCTATGTGATCATTAATGAGGCAGGTGCAAGTGTTTATTCTGCATCAGACATTGCCCGTAAGGAATTCCCCGAGTTGGAAGTTGAGGAACGAAGTGCCATTTCGATTGCAAGAAGACTTCAGGATCCTCTTTCCGAGCTTGTGAAAATCGATCCCCAATCGATCGGGGTCGGTCAATATCAACATGATGTCAGTGCCAAATCACTAGGAAGTTCCCTGGATTTTGTGGTTGAGACGGCGGTCAACCAAGTGGGAGTCGATGTGAACACAGCTTCGCAAAGCCTGCTTCAACATGTGTCGGGTTTGAATAAAACGGTTGCGAACCAAATTGTCAAATACCGTGAAGACAACGGAAAGTATAATACGAGAAAGCAATTGAATGAGGTACCTCGTTTAGGGGCGAAAACATTTGAACAGGCAGCCGGTTTTTTGCGAATCTCAGACGGAGACGAGCCACTCGACCGAACGCCGATCCACCCGGAAAGCTACGCAGTTAGCAAACAATTGTTACAAGAGATGGACGTTTTCGAAAATGCCCTCGGTTCAACTATGATTAAGGAAAAAGTAGGGCTGCTTGATACTTCCGAGGTATCGGAACAATTGGATGTTGGAGAAATGACGTTGCAAGATATTGCGGAAGCGCTGGCTCGCCCGAATCGTGATCCCCGTGAAGACTTGCCACAGCCATTGTTGAAAACGGGCGTTATGGCAATGGAGGATTTGGAGAAAGGGATGGAGCTCCAAGGGACCGTCCGAAATGTCGTCGATTTCGGTGCATTCATTGACGTTGGAGTAAAAGAAGACGGCCTTGTGCATATTTCAAAGCTTGCCAATCGTTTCGTTAAGCACCCACAAGAAGTGGTCGCTGTCGGCGACATCGTTAGTGTGTGGGTGGATGATGTTGATTTGAAAAAGGGAAGAATTGCACTGACGATGAAAAAACCTGCGTGA
- a CDS encoding SprT family protein — MKDEQLQRLTENLSDLYFKKPFRHHIRFNSRLRTTGGRYMLASHNIEINPKHEEHFGREELKSIIKHELCHYHLHLEDKGYQHRDRDFKHLLKKVGGSRHCQTVPGMRRTLPVKYYYRCEDCGHVYPRKRAMDTARYVCGACSGRLKKS; from the coding sequence TTGAAGGATGAGCAATTGCAACGATTAACGGAAAATTTGTCCGACCTTTATTTTAAGAAGCCGTTTCGGCATCATATTCGCTTTAATTCACGTTTAAGAACAACCGGCGGACGCTATATGCTTGCAAGCCATAACATTGAAATAAACCCCAAACATGAAGAGCACTTCGGCCGCGAGGAATTAAAGTCGATTATCAAACATGAATTGTGTCATTATCATCTTCATTTAGAGGACAAGGGCTACCAACATAGAGACAGGGATTTTAAACACTTGCTAAAAAAAGTGGGTGGATCCAGGCATTGCCAAACGGTTCCCGGCATGAGAAGAACGCTGCCGGTTAAATATTACTATCGATGTGAAGATTGTGGCCATGTTTATCCGCGGAAGCGAGCGATGGATACGGCCCGATACGTTTGCGGGGCTTGCAGTGGGAGACTAAAAAAATCATGA
- a CDS encoding SpoIIE family protein phosphatase — protein MVNIVEKEHLNGKTAVYQKVKHGYSICGDAYYMTENDRYFLVAIADGLGSGGNANRSALIAVNTIEKQHGGTSLEGLFSACNEALCGERGVVMTILKIDYDSKRILYGNIGNIGCILNVDDRECYRPIPGTGFLAGRRITPKIYNYPFDSKVSFALYSDGAEVRNMKDCFVQYAAVPSEFMQNMVGSNDTARKDDITIVSGHIQSQ, from the coding sequence ATGGTCAACATTGTCGAAAAGGAACATCTCAATGGAAAAACCGCCGTATACCAAAAGGTAAAACATGGGTACTCGATATGCGGCGATGCATACTACATGACTGAGAATGACAGGTACTTTCTCGTTGCCATCGCCGATGGCCTCGGGAGTGGGGGAAATGCCAACCGTTCGGCTCTTATAGCCGTAAACACCATTGAAAAACAACATGGCGGCACAAGCCTTGAAGGCTTGTTTTCTGCCTGTAATGAAGCGCTATGTGGAGAACGGGGCGTCGTGATGACGATTTTAAAAATCGATTATGATTCGAAAAGAATCTTATATGGGAACATCGGAAACATCGGTTGTATATTAAACGTTGATGATAGGGAGTGTTATCGTCCAATCCCCGGTACCGGTTTTCTTGCGGGACGTCGCATCACACCGAAAATATACAATTATCCGTTTGATTCAAAAGTTTCATTTGCTTTATATTCCGATGGTGCAGAAGTGCGTAATATGAAAGATTGCTTCGTTCAGTACGCCGCAGTACCTTCTGAATTTATGCAAAATATGGTTGGCTCTAATGACACCGCGCGAAAAGATGACATAACGATTGTGTCCGGGCATATCCAAAGCCAATAA
- a CDS encoding anti-sigma regulatory factor: protein MRTQSSVEIGTEWGIVSARQAGRELSKEVGFNNVDQARIATAISELARNIYLYTDNGMIGLEVVERGCLKGIKIVSRDEGPGIENLGEAMTDGHSSSNGLGAGLPGAKRLMDEFDIESEPGKGTVITAIKWLR, encoded by the coding sequence ATGCGCACGCAATCCTCTGTTGAAATAGGAACGGAATGGGGCATCGTATCGGCGCGTCAAGCCGGCCGTGAGCTTTCAAAAGAAGTAGGTTTCAACAATGTGGATCAGGCTCGAATAGCAACCGCCATATCGGAGTTGGCACGAAATATATATTTATATACAGACAATGGCATGATTGGTTTGGAAGTTGTGGAGCGAGGGTGTTTAAAAGGTATTAAAATTGTTTCCCGCGATGAAGGACCGGGCATTGAAAATTTAGGAGAGGCTATGACAGATGGCCATTCATCATCAAATGGCCTGGGAGCAGGGCTTCCTGGGGCGAAGCGGTTAATGGATGAATTTGATATTGAATCCGAGCCCGGCAAGGGGACAGTTATTACCGCAATTAAATGGCTCCGGTAG
- the alr gene encoding alanine racemase, translating to MDTYKVNSYRDTWIEVDVNAIADNVKAVKTLHHPDVHVMAVVKADGYGHGAITVARTAIESGAEWVGVALLEEALELREAGIDVPILILGPIHPQDASVAQRYRIAVTAFQQEWLAEAGSYLDPDPPLHVHLKCDTGMGRIGLTDEQTLLNMIKLLKQDKRFEMTGIFTHLATADEWGSDYLSRQLKAFQSFVLLAKEAAGHIPYVHYSNSAASLRYPGNDYNMIRFGISMYGLVPAVETASDIPVPLKPAMSLHSRLTHVKKVQPATFISYGATYQANEEEWIGTVPIGYGDGWLRANATNGGEVLVEGKRCPIVGRICMDQMMIRLPEKAPVGTKVTLIGKQEREEISIEEVSERLSTITYEIPCTLNARIPRVYK from the coding sequence GTGGACACTTATAAGGTCAATTCGTATCGAGACACATGGATAGAAGTCGATGTAAACGCAATAGCAGACAACGTGAAAGCAGTTAAAACGCTTCATCATCCGGATGTTCACGTAATGGCAGTAGTAAAAGCGGATGGTTATGGCCATGGAGCGATAACCGTTGCCCGAACGGCGATCGAATCAGGGGCGGAATGGGTTGGTGTGGCTCTTTTGGAAGAAGCGCTGGAACTAAGGGAAGCAGGTATAGATGTCCCAATATTAATACTCGGTCCTATTCATCCCCAAGATGCATCTGTTGCCCAACGATACCGTATTGCAGTTACGGCTTTTCAACAAGAGTGGCTAGCGGAGGCGGGGAGCTATCTTGATCCGGATCCACCGCTGCATGTGCATCTTAAATGTGATACGGGGATGGGGAGAATTGGATTAACGGATGAACAGACGTTGCTGAACATGATAAAGCTATTGAAGCAAGACAAAAGGTTTGAGATGACCGGAATTTTTACGCACCTGGCAACCGCAGATGAATGGGGAAGCGATTATTTGTCCCGGCAATTAAAAGCGTTTCAATCGTTTGTTCTTTTGGCGAAAGAAGCAGCCGGACACATCCCATATGTTCATTACAGCAATAGTGCTGCGAGTTTGCGTTACCCGGGAAATGATTATAATATGATCCGTTTTGGCATTTCGATGTACGGCCTTGTTCCCGCGGTTGAGACGGCGTCGGATATTCCGGTTCCTCTAAAACCGGCAATGTCACTGCATAGCCGATTGACACATGTAAAAAAAGTACAGCCGGCAACCTTCATCAGTTATGGAGCTACGTATCAAGCAAACGAAGAAGAATGGATCGGAACGGTGCCGATCGGCTATGGGGATGGATGGTTAAGAGCGAATGCGACAAATGGGGGGGAAGTGCTTGTGGAAGGGAAGCGCTGTCCAATTGTTGGCAGAATATGCATGGATCAAATGATGATCAGACTTCCCGAGAAAGCTCCGGTAGGAACGAAAGTAACGTTAATCGGAAAGCAGGAACGTGAAGAAATCAGCATAGAAGAAGTATCGGAACGCCTCTCCACCATCACGTATGAAATCCCTTGTACCCTGAATGCCAGGATCCCCCGTGTATATAAGTAA
- the rsbW gene encoding anti-sigma B factor RsbW, with translation MTVCEELIEMKVPAKPEYVGVVRLTVSGVANRVGYTYDEIEDIKVAIAEACTNVVDHAYDDEGLISLQFHVHDQFVEFKIADNGTNVDVEELKKYRGPIKPEEPIQKLNEGGLGLFLIETLMDDVEIRKNKGVAIVMKKYFQKDGVAHGTNGIETETINKHR, from the coding sequence ATGACTGTGTGCGAGGAACTCATTGAAATGAAGGTACCTGCCAAACCGGAATATGTAGGGGTTGTCAGACTGACGGTTTCAGGGGTTGCGAATCGAGTTGGTTACACTTATGATGAGATTGAGGATATTAAAGTCGCGATTGCCGAAGCTTGTACGAATGTCGTTGATCACGCTTACGATGATGAAGGTTTAATTTCGCTGCAGTTTCATGTCCATGATCAATTTGTCGAGTTCAAAATTGCCGATAATGGGACAAATGTAGATGTAGAAGAACTAAAAAAATACAGGGGTCCGATTAAGCCAGAGGAGCCTATCCAGAAACTTAATGAAGGCGGCCTAGGCCTTTTCCTTATCGAAACATTAATGGATGACGTCGAAATCAGAAAAAATAAAGGCGTGGCCATTGTAATGAAGAAGTATTTTCAAAAGGATGGGGTAGCGCATGGGACCAACGGAATCGAAACAGAAACAATCAACAAACATCGATGA
- a CDS encoding STAS domain-containing protein — protein MNLDVKTETLSNETKMFVSGEIDAYTAPQLKEALMPLVEAQEPSVTVDLGGVDYIDSTGLGIFVGALKSTDQNNGTLRLVSLNERVKRLFSITGLDEVIDIEERREGAGK, from the coding sequence ATGAACTTGGATGTAAAAACAGAAACGTTGAGCAATGAAACGAAAATGTTCGTATCGGGGGAAATTGATGCTTATACGGCTCCGCAATTAAAAGAAGCATTGATGCCCTTGGTCGAGGCACAGGAGCCATCGGTCACCGTTGATTTGGGGGGCGTCGATTACATTGACAGCACGGGTCTCGGCATTTTCGTCGGTGCGTTGAAATCGACGGATCAAAATAATGGAACGCTACGTCTTGTATCCCTTAATGAGCGCGTGAAACGACTTTTTTCGATTACCGGGCTTGATGAAGTGATCGATATTGAGGAGCGAAGGGAGGGTGCCGGGAAATGA
- a CDS encoding STAS domain-containing protein: MSSSVLDFIHQRRDYYITRWKEDIDPLAFNNAHLSEVLADELKIEMIDIILTDIYTEERGQGERLRRLSERMIYHELSLGNFIRGLHAFRRMLRNDLAAAYTEERILEFEARMDDLISKLVDESAKMRENVIHIQNHALKELSVPLIPVFDDVSVMSLIGTIDTTRAQHIMENVLQGIVDNRAQVILIDITGVPVVDTMVAHHIIKVYEAVRLVGVHCILVGIRPEIAQTIVSLGIDLRNFSTKSTLQKGVEAALEITNREIKEVPRAYTDKIKQPEVGFSEK, encoded by the coding sequence ATGAGTTCTTCGGTTCTAGATTTTATACATCAAAGAAGAGATTACTATATTACTCGATGGAAAGAAGATATTGATCCACTTGCATTTAATAATGCGCATCTTTCAGAGGTTCTGGCAGACGAACTAAAAATTGAAATGATAGATATTATTTTAACTGACATCTACACCGAAGAGCGAGGGCAAGGAGAACGACTACGGCGACTTTCCGAACGTATGATCTATCATGAATTATCGTTAGGAAATTTTATTCGCGGTTTGCATGCTTTTCGGCGCATGCTTAGAAATGATTTGGCCGCAGCATATACGGAAGAACGTATTTTGGAATTTGAGGCTCGGATGGATGACTTAATCAGCAAATTGGTGGACGAGTCTGCGAAAATGAGGGAAAACGTGATTCACATACAAAATCATGCGCTTAAGGAGCTATCCGTCCCCCTGATTCCGGTATTTGACGACGTCAGCGTGATGTCTTTAATTGGTACGATTGATACCACGCGTGCCCAGCATATCATGGAAAATGTATTGCAAGGGATTGTCGATAACCGTGCCCAAGTGATATTGATTGATATTACCGGCGTGCCGGTCGTTGATACGATGGTTGCCCACCATATTATTAAAGTATATGAGGCAGTGCGGCTTGTGGGGGTTCATTGCATTCTCGTGGGCATACGGCCTGAAATTGCCCAAACAATCGTCAGTTTGGGGATCGATTTACGCAATTTCTCGACAAAAAGTACGTTACAAAAGGGCGTCGAAGCAGCCTTGGAAATAACAAATCGCGAGATTAAAGAAGTTCCGCGCGCATATACCGACAAAATAAAACAGCCGGAGGTTGGTTTTTCTGAAAAATGA
- the cmpA gene encoding cortex morphogenetic protein CmpA, translating into MPYWLKKQLAKAYFEKNRYEIVMLNQCWFAYLKRNAPTSAITMENTK; encoded by the coding sequence GTGCCTTACTGGCTAAAAAAACAATTGGCAAAAGCCTATTTTGAAAAAAACCGCTATGAGATTGTCATGCTTAACCAATGTTGGTTCGCGTATTTGAAACGCAATGCTCCAACAAGCGCTATAACAATGGAAAATACGAAATAA
- the sigB gene encoding RNA polymerase sigma factor SigB: MGPTESKQKQSTNIDEAQIYRWIESFQQNPTEEIQTALIRHYDSLVQSLARKFSRSQGHDDDLYQVGMIGLLAALRRFDPAYKRSFESFAVPTIVGEIKRFIRDKTWSVHVPRRIKELGPRIKNAVEELTTEYQRSPQVSEIAAYLEVTEEEVLETMEMGKSYQALSVDRSIEADAEGSEVTLLDLVGSTEDGFEKTDQRLLLEKAFTVLTDREQEILRCTYFDNLSQKETGERLDISQMHVSRLQRRALHKLRDSIRVEPSECL, from the coding sequence ATGGGACCAACGGAATCGAAACAGAAACAATCAACAAACATCGATGAAGCGCAAATTTATAGATGGATTGAAAGCTTTCAACAAAATCCGACAGAGGAGATTCAAACAGCGTTAATCCGTCACTACGATTCACTCGTCCAATCGCTTGCGCGTAAATTCTCCCGAAGCCAAGGCCACGATGACGATCTTTATCAAGTCGGCATGATCGGTTTGCTCGCTGCTCTTCGCCGTTTCGACCCTGCCTACAAGCGATCATTTGAGTCATTTGCGGTTCCTACGATTGTAGGTGAAATCAAGCGGTTTATTAGAGATAAAACGTGGAGCGTTCACGTGCCCAGGCGAATAAAAGAATTAGGGCCAAGAATCAAAAACGCTGTGGAAGAGTTAACAACCGAATACCAACGTTCGCCACAAGTGTCTGAAATCGCCGCTTATTTAGAAGTTACGGAAGAAGAAGTGTTGGAAACGATGGAAATGGGCAAAAGCTATCAGGCGCTTTCTGTGGATCGTTCCATTGAAGCGGATGCCGAAGGAAGCGAAGTAACGTTGTTGGACCTCGTTGGTTCAACGGAGGATGGTTTTGAAAAGACCGACCAACGCCTTCTTTTGGAAAAAGCGTTTACCGTACTCACCGACCGCGAACAAGAAATTTTACGTTGTACCTATTTTGACAACCTAAGCCAAAAAGAGACAGGCGAACGCCTGGACATCTCGCAAATGCACGTTTCCCGCTTGCAACGGCGGGCACTGCATAAATTGCGTGATTCAATCCGCGTCGAACCATCGGAGTGTCTGTGA
- the acpS gene encoding holo-ACP synthase, which produces MIVGTGIDIAECKRIEAVISRQSRLITRILTAEEQKRLEEMTDRRKIEFITGRFAIKEAFAKANGSGIGEAINWKDVEVFHTESGAPLLICPKLDDSIRVHASISHSRDYAIGQVILEKS; this is translated from the coding sequence ATGATTGTAGGTACCGGCATCGATATTGCGGAATGTAAAAGAATCGAAGCGGTCATTTCAAGACAATCACGTTTAATAACAAGAATTTTAACAGCGGAAGAGCAAAAAAGGTTGGAGGAAATGACCGATCGCCGAAAAATAGAATTTATCACCGGAAGATTCGCGATTAAAGAGGCATTCGCAAAGGCGAATGGAAGCGGGATCGGTGAAGCGATAAACTGGAAAGACGTGGAGGTTTTTCATACAGAAAGCGGAGCACCCCTGCTTATTTGTCCGAAGCTCGATGATTCGATCCGCGTGCACGCCTCCATTTCTCATTCCCGTGACTACGCAATCGGGCAAGTCATCTTGGAAAAATCGTAG
- a CDS encoding PP2C family protein-serine/threonine phosphatase codes for MEAYQVLQSSYKHILYNFLHQKSEQSLYDAQQFSKKVIEEDIAPEEIVSIHLEVIEELYPDLSPETRKSFEFLLEVMIGYGMAYREHQILKQKQLELESEIDVAANMQDTFLPKEIPQSDGLDIGVISVPASKMNGDYYNIIQPDKESISIAIADVIGKGVPAALCMSMIKYAMDSLPEGLMQPGQLLASLNRTVEQNIAAHMFVTMMYASYDFRTNHLSYSGAGHEPGFYYNSHEDRFEELYAKGMALGISRNTQYREYQLAISPGDYIVLLSDGVTECRAGDEFLERKELMRLLRLYQNKSAQEMVDHVYQDLEKWQDFQLHDDFTLIILRRNV; via the coding sequence ATGGAAGCGTATCAAGTGCTGCAAAGCAGTTACAAACATATCCTTTACAATTTTCTTCATCAAAAAAGTGAGCAAAGCCTGTATGATGCGCAACAATTCAGCAAAAAAGTTATTGAAGAAGACATTGCGCCCGAAGAGATTGTAAGCATTCATCTTGAAGTCATTGAAGAGTTGTATCCCGATCTGTCGCCTGAAACACGGAAATCGTTCGAGTTTTTGTTGGAAGTGATGATCGGTTACGGAATGGCATATCGCGAGCACCAAATTCTGAAACAAAAACAACTGGAGCTTGAATCGGAAATCGATGTGGCGGCTAATATGCAAGATACATTTTTGCCCAAGGAGATTCCGCAAAGCGACGGTTTAGACATAGGAGTGATCAGTGTCCCCGCTTCAAAGATGAATGGGGATTACTATAATATCATCCAACCGGACAAGGAAAGCATCAGTATCGCGATTGCCGATGTTATCGGAAAAGGGGTCCCCGCGGCTCTTTGCATGTCAATGATCAAATACGCGATGGACAGCCTTCCTGAAGGATTAATGCAACCGGGCCAACTGTTGGCAAGCTTGAATCGGACTGTCGAGCAAAACATTGCCGCCCACATGTTTGTGACGATGATGTATGCGTCTTATGATTTCCGTACAAATCATTTATCTTATTCTGGTGCCGGTCATGAGCCTGGTTTTTATTATAATTCCCATGAAGACCGATTTGAAGAATTATACGCCAAAGGGATGGCCCTCGGCATTTCCCGCAACACACAATACAGAGAGTATCAATTGGCGATTTCTCCCGGGGATTATATTGTCTTGCTGTCTGATGGCGTTACGGAATGCAGGGCAGGTGACGAATTTCTGGAACGGAAGGAGCTGATGAGACTCCTTCGTTTATACCAAAATAAAAGTGCGCAGGAAATGGTTGACCATGTTTATCAAGACTTGGAAAAATGGCAGGACTTTCAACTTCATGATGATTTTACCCTTATTATTTTACGGCGAAACGTTTAA
- a CDS encoding STAS domain-containing protein, protein MRIPILKLGKYLLISIQVELDDQTALQFQEDLLNRIHEEGSEGIVVDLTSVEMIDSYIAKIIGDVVEMSNLMGAKVVLTGIQPSVAITLVEMGVTLSGVPTALNLEQGLEKLQEELEG, encoded by the coding sequence ATGAGAATACCAATATTAAAACTAGGGAAGTATTTATTGATTTCGATTCAAGTAGAACTGGATGACCAGACAGCCCTTCAATTTCAAGAGGATCTATTAAACCGGATCCATGAAGAAGGTTCCGAGGGCATTGTCGTTGACTTGACATCCGTTGAGATGATCGATTCCTATATAGCAAAAATAATCGGTGACGTTGTTGAAATGTCCAATCTAATGGGTGCGAAAGTCGTCTTGACCGGTATACAGCCAAGCGTTGCCATTACATTAGTTGAGATGGGTGTCACACTGAGCGGAGTTCCTACAGCACTAAATTTGGAGCAAGGGCTTGAGAAATTGCAAGAGGAATTGGAGGGTTGA
- a CDS encoding LolA family protein, protein MKKARWLSLVTLASVLLLAACGDKSQEEVIEELDETLQTMSGYQTEATMTMQTGQEPRQYDVEIAHMQNEENRYYRVELQNEDEEQNQMILRNDEGVFLLTPALDKSFRFQSDWPNNNSQIYLYESLIGDILTDTEREFAVEEDRYVFETNTNYQNQNLHQQEIVLNSDDLSPHAVRVFDEDYNTLVEVVFESFTLNETLEREAFDMDANMESEEEGEEPAAVEEEEEDETTFDVLMPSHEPANTELAESEEVETDVGKRVILTYEGDQPFTIIQQPASISAASGTSPTELGYGEPEVLGDVVGVMSEETLTWTSDGIEFIIASDSMESEEMSAVAESMTSTSAK, encoded by the coding sequence GTGAAAAAAGCAAGATGGCTATCTTTGGTTACATTGGCTTCGGTCTTATTGCTGGCAGCTTGCGGTGACAAATCACAAGAAGAAGTCATTGAGGAGCTGGATGAGACTTTACAGACGATGAGTGGTTATCAGACGGAAGCGACAATGACGATGCAAACAGGACAAGAGCCACGGCAATACGACGTAGAGATTGCGCATATGCAAAACGAAGAAAACCGGTACTATCGTGTGGAACTGCAAAATGAAGACGAGGAACAGAATCAAATGATCCTGCGGAATGATGAAGGTGTTTTTCTGCTTACTCCGGCACTGGACAAAAGTTTTCGGTTTCAAAGCGACTGGCCGAATAATAACAGCCAAATCTATTTGTATGAGTCGTTAATTGGAGATATTTTAACAGATACCGAACGCGAATTTGCCGTGGAAGAAGATCGGTACGTATTTGAAACGAACACGAATTATCAAAATCAAAACCTTCATCAACAAGAAATTGTGCTCAATAGCGATGATTTGTCCCCTCACGCGGTTCGAGTGTTTGACGAGGATTATAATACCCTAGTGGAAGTCGTCTTCGAATCGTTCACGCTCAACGAAACATTGGAAAGGGAAGCATTCGATATGGATGCCAATATGGAGAGCGAGGAAGAAGGGGAAGAACCGGCGGCGGTTGAAGAGGAAGAAGAGGATGAAACAACCTTCGACGTGCTTATGCCATCCCATGAACCGGCGAATACAGAGTTGGCAGAAAGTGAAGAAGTTGAGACAGATGTAGGGAAACGTGTGATTTTAACCTATGAGGGGGACCAACCGTTTACTATTATCCAACAGCCGGCAAGCATTTCTGCCGCTTCCGGAACATCGCCAACGGAATTGGGTTATGGAGAGCCTGAAGTGTTGGGGGATGTGGTAGGTGTCATGTCAGAGGAGACGCTGACCTGGACGAGTGACGGGATTGAGTTTATCATTGCTTCCGATTCGATGGAGTCTGAAGAAATGTCCGCCGTCGCTGAATCCATGACATCTACATCGGCAAAATAA
- a CDS encoding CopG family ribbon-helix-helix protein → MISLPNYLLQEVDRMTKRDGLNRSDFIHQAATKYLHERKQVVRESMQRGYIEMATINLNIADESFQLEEEAESQVHHTNIKGVQL, encoded by the coding sequence ATGATCAGCCTTCCGAACTATTTATTACAAGAGGTGGACCGGATGACAAAACGCGATGGGTTAAACCGCAGTGATTTTATTCACCAAGCGGCGACAAAGTATTTGCATGAGCGTAAACAGGTCGTGCGGGAGTCCATGCAAAGGGGCTATATTGAGATGGCCACCATCAATTTGAACATCGCAGATGAGTCGTTTCAGTTGGAAGAGGAAGCAGAATCGCAGGTTCATCACACGAATATCAAAGGGGTCCAACTTTAG